Proteins co-encoded in one Propionispora hippei DSM 15287 genomic window:
- a CDS encoding universal stress protein, giving the protein MDLKKIVVAYDGSAGSHKALVWAVGLAARFEGATMVVVSVVKPPEFSSSIDEVDEWYADGEKQYRPLLEQAVVYGEEQGIFLQTEILKGHPAESLMRYAVDRRADLIVMGTRGMGGFKSLIIGSVVQKVVTYAKVPVVVVK; this is encoded by the coding sequence ATGGATCTGAAAAAAATAGTTGTGGCCTATGACGGCTCAGCCGGCAGCCACAAGGCGTTAGTCTGGGCGGTAGGCCTGGCTGCCAGGTTTGAGGGGGCGACGATGGTCGTAGTCAGCGTGGTTAAGCCCCCTGAATTTAGCTCCAGCATTGACGAAGTGGATGAATGGTACGCCGATGGGGAGAAACAGTACCGGCCGCTGCTGGAGCAGGCTGTGGTTTATGGTGAGGAACAGGGGATTTTTCTACAGACGGAAATCCTAAAGGGCCATCCGGCAGAGAGCCTGATGCGCTACGCTGTTGATCGCAGGGCCGATTTGATTGTCATGGGTACCCGGGGCATGGGCGGATTTAAAAGTCTGATTATCGGCAGTGTGGTGCAAAAGGTGGTTACCTATGCTAAAGTGCCGGTTGTTGTGGTAAAATAA
- a CDS encoding cation:proton antiporter: MEQNFAIAAQWVLLALIATVLSIRLGISVALMEIAVGVIGGNAVHLEITPWVTFLAGFGAVVLTFLAGAEIDPDSLKGNLKESLVIGFLSFLLPFLGGMWFAEYVFGWDGNAAKIAGIALSTTSVAVVYAVMVESGLSASRLGQGILAACFVTDLGTVLALGLLFTGFSLKVVWFTAVMIVAVVVITPLSARVFKWYGGRVSEPEIKFIFLVLLALAYLAVISGSEAVLPAYIIGMAMARFFKHYKPTLTKMRAIVFAVFTPFYFIKAGVLVSVGALYTMSGTILVFLLIKMATKFIGVLPATNWFHYTPRTGIYTTLLMSTGLTFGTISSLYGLTNHYINEGQYSVLVATVILSAVVPTMIAQKWFFPTDETSESPAVIKNMVIREREAD; encoded by the coding sequence ATGGAACAGAACTTTGCTATTGCCGCGCAGTGGGTGCTGCTGGCCCTTATTGCCACCGTCCTGTCTATCCGGCTGGGCATTTCGGTGGCGCTGATGGAGATTGCCGTGGGTGTGATTGGCGGCAACGCCGTGCATTTGGAGATTACACCGTGGGTTACATTTTTAGCCGGCTTTGGTGCTGTGGTATTAACCTTTCTCGCCGGGGCTGAGATTGATCCCGACAGCCTCAAAGGCAACCTGAAAGAAAGTCTGGTGATTGGCTTTTTGTCGTTTCTGCTGCCCTTTCTGGGCGGTATGTGGTTTGCCGAGTATGTGTTCGGCTGGGATGGTAATGCCGCTAAAATTGCCGGCATTGCGCTGTCAACCACCTCGGTGGCCGTCGTATATGCCGTCATGGTAGAAAGCGGGCTGTCGGCCAGTCGACTAGGGCAAGGCATTCTGGCGGCCTGCTTTGTCACTGATTTGGGGACGGTGCTGGCCTTAGGACTGCTCTTTACCGGATTTTCGCTAAAGGTTGTCTGGTTTACGGCGGTTATGATTGTAGCCGTAGTGGTTATTACCCCGCTGTCTGCCAGGGTATTCAAATGGTATGGCGGACGAGTCAGCGAGCCGGAAATCAAGTTTATTTTTCTGGTACTCTTGGCTTTGGCCTACCTGGCGGTGATCAGCGGCAGCGAAGCGGTACTGCCGGCCTATATTATCGGCATGGCCATGGCCCGCTTTTTCAAGCATTACAAGCCAACGTTGACGAAGATGCGGGCTATTGTGTTTGCCGTTTTTACGCCGTTTTATTTCATTAAAGCGGGAGTACTGGTATCGGTGGGCGCTTTGTATACGATGTCCGGGACCATCCTGGTTTTCCTGCTGATCAAGATGGCGACTAAATTTATCGGCGTACTGCCGGCGACTAACTGGTTTCACTATACACCGCGCACCGGTATTTACACTACCTTGCTAATGAGCACCGGCCTGACCTTTGGCACCATTTCGTCCCTGTACGGACTAACTAACCATTATATTAATGAGGGACAGTACAGTGTACTGGTGGCAACCGTCATTTTGAGTGCTGTGGTGCCGACGATGATCGCCCAAAAGTGGTTTTTCCCGACAGATGAGACCAGCGAATCGCCGGCAGTGATAAAAAACATGGTTATCAGGGAGAGGGAGGCCGATTGA
- the eno gene encoding phosphopyruvate hydratase produces the protein MSSRIVSVNALEILDSRGNPTIRVNMELAGGSRASASVPSGASTGENEALELRDGDKTRYGGKGVLQAVANVNNRIAPKLIGQDAGDQAAIDQLLLELDGTPTKANLGANAILGVSMAAARAAAIERGLPLYAYLGGSEAVRLPVPMMNILNGGKHADNSVDFQEFMVMPVGAPTFAKALQYGVETFHALKKLLGQQGYATSVGDEGGFAPNLKSNEEACELIIEAIRSAGYVPGVDIALALDPAASSFYENGQYHLTKSGQGVKSSSEMTALYKEWAKKYYLVSLEDGLAENDWDGFREHTAALGQALQIVGDDIFVTNTKFIARGIKEKTTNAVLIKLNQIGTVSETVEAIKMCRQADWNYVVSHRSGETEDAFLADFAVAMGGGQIKTGSACRSERIAKYNRLLEIEAELGGKAVFGNPFAAQ, from the coding sequence ATGAGCAGCAGGATTGTCAGTGTAAATGCGTTAGAAATTTTGGATTCCCGGGGGAATCCGACCATCCGGGTCAATATGGAACTGGCCGGTGGCAGCAGGGCATCGGCTTCGGTGCCTTCGGGCGCGTCTACCGGTGAGAATGAGGCACTGGAACTGCGGGACGGGGATAAGACGCGTTATGGCGGTAAGGGGGTTTTGCAGGCTGTGGCCAATGTCAACAATCGCATAGCCCCGAAACTGATCGGGCAGGATGCCGGCGATCAGGCGGCGATTGATCAGCTCCTGCTGGAGCTGGATGGTACACCGACTAAGGCCAATTTAGGCGCCAACGCCATTCTGGGCGTTTCCATGGCGGCTGCCCGGGCCGCAGCGATAGAACGGGGCTTGCCACTCTATGCCTATCTGGGCGGCAGCGAGGCGGTGCGGCTGCCGGTGCCGATGATGAATATTTTAAACGGCGGCAAGCATGCCGACAACAGTGTGGATTTTCAGGAGTTTATGGTTATGCCGGTCGGCGCGCCTACCTTTGCCAAAGCCCTGCAATATGGTGTGGAAACCTTTCACGCGCTCAAAAAGCTTTTGGGACAACAGGGTTATGCCACCAGCGTGGGTGATGAGGGCGGCTTTGCACCTAACCTGAAGAGCAATGAGGAGGCCTGCGAGTTGATTATCGAGGCCATCCGGTCAGCCGGCTATGTGCCGGGTGTGGATATTGCTCTGGCACTTGACCCGGCAGCCAGTTCGTTTTATGAAAATGGTCAGTATCATTTAACAAAATCAGGGCAGGGAGTAAAGAGCAGCAGTGAAATGACGGCGCTGTACAAGGAATGGGCCAAGAAATATTACCTGGTTTCTCTGGAAGACGGATTAGCGGAAAATGACTGGGACGGCTTCCGGGAGCATACGGCAGCCCTCGGTCAGGCGTTGCAGATTGTAGGCGACGATATTTTTGTCACCAATACCAAATTCATTGCCCGCGGCATTAAGGAGAAGACCACCAATGCGGTGCTTATTAAGCTAAATCAGATCGGTACGGTGAGCGAGACGGTGGAGGCCATAAAAATGTGCCGCCAGGCCGACTGGAATTATGTTGTTTCCCACCGTTCCGGCGAGACCGAAGATGCGTTCCTGGCCGATTTTGCCGTGGCCATGGGCGGCGGCCAGATCAAGACCGGTTCGGCTTGCCGCAGCGAACGCATTGCCAAATATAACCGCCTGTTGGAGATTGAGGCCGAGCTGGGCGGAAAAGCTGTCTTCGGCAATCCTTTTGCCGCCCAATGA
- a CDS encoding dynamin family protein: protein MKYDRMPEQEACLTGLLEEAAGQLRQVGNRFIPHAVRVENLAERLREKQFHLAVLGQFKRGKSSLINALLGGPFLPSSLVPVTALPTVIRQGIGRRAYITFADGREDQGVFDDDVSLADYLSRFVAEQANPANCLQVEQVIVEYPAALLAGGVVLIDTPGIGSTFRHNTDTTLRFLAQCDAALFVVSADPPVTAAELAFLQIVQHHVRRLFFVLNKADHLSGEEQDTMVSFLRQVLREQAGITVETVYRVSARQAVLGKERGDSRLLAASGLGLLEEALTAFFRQEMQAVLAVAIETKLAVVLREALLELELAVQVLLMPVDELAAKQATLRQKLTELTAEEQQADDVLAGDRKRALDFLEKQADVLRRKARDYLSHVVAKELSGGERPGLERDAQTALMAAVAPFFDRELSATADQFSDYLAGVMAVHQQRAEALIQAVRQTAATIFALDYQAVEQELTFQMKRQPYWVKTEWQTGLGGIPHTWLEVLLPASFRFVRIRKRLERQVEALVLRNVESLRWALLQNTEAAFHSFRAAFSARLAEAVDGTAQAVAAAAEQKQGQTEDVADRCSRLQRAARQMQQLLQQVTTVEPEFGKAVAIDAESDRLI from the coding sequence ATGAAATATGACCGTATGCCGGAACAGGAAGCCTGCCTGACCGGACTGCTGGAAGAGGCAGCCGGGCAGCTAAGGCAGGTTGGCAATCGATTTATCCCGCATGCTGTCCGGGTGGAAAACCTAGCGGAGCGGCTGAGGGAAAAACAATTTCATTTGGCGGTGCTGGGGCAATTTAAGCGTGGCAAAAGCAGCCTGATCAATGCTTTGCTGGGCGGCCCGTTTTTGCCGTCCAGCTTGGTGCCGGTGACGGCCCTACCGACCGTCATCCGCCAGGGGATCGGGCGGCGGGCATATATAACGTTTGCTGACGGACGGGAAGACCAGGGTGTGTTTGATGATGATGTGTCACTGGCAGACTATTTGAGCCGGTTTGTGGCGGAACAGGCCAACCCGGCCAATTGTTTGCAAGTGGAGCAGGTAATTGTAGAATATCCGGCAGCACTGCTGGCTGGCGGAGTCGTCCTAATTGATACGCCGGGCATTGGTTCTACTTTCCGGCATAATACGGACACGACGCTCCGGTTTCTTGCCCAGTGTGATGCCGCGCTGTTTGTTGTATCGGCCGACCCGCCGGTTACGGCGGCGGAATTGGCATTTCTGCAGATTGTGCAGCATCATGTCCGGCGTTTGTTTTTTGTGCTCAATAAGGCTGATCATCTCAGCGGTGAGGAACAGGATACCATGGTTAGCTTTTTGCGGCAGGTTTTGCGGGAACAGGCCGGCATAACAGTGGAAACCGTCTATCGGGTATCGGCCCGGCAGGCAGTTTTGGGCAAAGAGAGAGGTGATAGCCGTCTGCTGGCGGCTAGTGGGTTAGGCCTGCTGGAGGAGGCATTAACAGCTTTCTTCCGGCAGGAAATGCAGGCGGTACTGGCCGTGGCTATTGAAACCAAGCTGGCTGTCGTGCTGCGGGAGGCCTTGTTGGAGCTGGAGCTTGCCGTCCAGGTCCTGCTTATGCCGGTCGATGAATTGGCCGCCAAGCAGGCAACGCTGCGGCAGAAACTAACAGAATTGACCGCCGAAGAGCAGCAGGCCGATGACGTACTGGCCGGCGACCGCAAACGGGCTTTGGATTTTTTGGAGAAGCAGGCCGACGTCCTGCGGCGGAAGGCCCGGGACTACTTATCCCATGTGGTGGCAAAAGAGCTGAGCGGTGGTGAACGTCCCGGTCTGGAGCGGGACGCTCAGACTGCCTTGATGGCGGCTGTTGCTCCTTTCTTTGACCGGGAACTGTCAGCCACTGCCGACCAGTTTAGCGACTACCTGGCCGGTGTAATGGCTGTTCATCAGCAGCGGGCTGAGGCATTGATTCAGGCGGTACGTCAGACGGCGGCTACCATTTTTGCCCTTGATTATCAGGCGGTGGAGCAGGAGTTGACCTTTCAAATGAAACGTCAGCCCTATTGGGTAAAAACGGAATGGCAAACAGGCCTGGGGGGAATTCCCCACACCTGGCTGGAGGTACTGCTGCCGGCCTCATTTCGGTTTGTTCGTATCCGCAAGCGGCTGGAACGGCAGGTGGAAGCCCTGGTGCTGCGAAATGTGGAAAGCCTGCGTTGGGCTCTTTTACAGAATACGGAGGCGGCCTTTCATTCCTTCCGGGCAGCCTTTAGCGCCCGGCTGGCCGAGGCGGTGGACGGGACTGCCCAGGCAGTTGCCGCCGCGGCGGAGCAAAAACAGGGACAAACTGAGGATGTGGCAGACCGGTGCAGCCGGCTGCAGCGGGCTGCCAGGCAAATGCAGCAGCTTCTGCAGCAAGTAACTACCGTAGAGCCAGAGTTTGGCAAAGCGGTTGCTATTGACGCAGAATCAGACCGGCTGATATAA
- a CDS encoding DUF190 domain-containing protein translates to MQEKDPVLRICIYLQTTDRYRGRSLYQAVVGKAKSLGIVRVAALQGCMGYGGSDTWHVEQPWKLCQELPVMIEVLDRESRLWQLLNCLDDMCSDGMVTVESVKETDFKRLVPVAPAGRLWLNRLYRLLGCFKRRVCLIYLVSGV, encoded by the coding sequence ATGCAAGAAAAAGACCCGGTTCTGCGAATATGTATCTATTTACAAACCACTGACCGTTACCGGGGCAGGTCGCTGTATCAAGCGGTGGTAGGGAAAGCCAAGTCCCTGGGAATTGTCAGGGTTGCTGCGCTGCAGGGCTGTATGGGGTATGGCGGCAGTGACACCTGGCATGTGGAACAGCCGTGGAAGCTTTGTCAGGAACTGCCGGTGATGATTGAGGTACTGGACCGGGAGTCCCGGCTTTGGCAGTTGCTGAACTGTCTTGATGATATGTGCAGCGACGGAATGGTGACGGTGGAATCGGTTAAAGAAACTGATTTTAAAAGGCTGGTTCCGGTGGCTCCGGCCGGCCGGTTATGGCTGAATCGGCTTTACCGGCTGCTGGGCTGTTTTAAACGCCGGGTATGCCTGATTTATTTGGTAAGTGGCGTCTGA
- a CDS encoding HAD family hydrolase — MISVQLPNGRQYEFRHAVFDFNGTLAEEGRISEDVRHLLVELSAKIQVSVITADTFGLARQALADLPGVELIILEPGQDGTDKARYVQTWGSEHTVVIGNGVNDQPMFFIAGLRICVLGPEGAGACLLSLANVVVQSPVEAIKLLLQPQRLIATLRS; from the coding sequence GTGATTTCTGTACAGTTGCCTAATGGCAGACAGTATGAATTCCGCCATGCGGTATTTGATTTTAATGGAACATTGGCAGAGGAAGGAAGAATAAGTGAGGACGTGCGTCACTTACTGGTTGAGCTGTCAGCCAAGATACAGGTATCCGTAATAACGGCAGATACGTTTGGCTTGGCACGCCAGGCACTGGCAGACTTGCCGGGAGTGGAACTTATTATATTGGAGCCGGGACAAGATGGTACAGATAAAGCCCGGTATGTTCAAACGTGGGGTTCTGAGCATACCGTAGTCATCGGTAATGGCGTCAATGATCAACCCATGTTTTTTATTGCCGGGCTGCGAATCTGCGTATTAGGCCCGGAAGGAGCCGGGGCGTGCCTGCTGTCGCTGGCAAACGTTGTGGTTCAGTCGCCGGTGGAGGCCATCAAACTGCTTTTACAGCCCCAACGGCTGATTGCAACGTTACGAAGCTAA